The following are encoded in a window of Salinibacter ruber DSM 13855 genomic DNA:
- a CDS encoding DsrE family protein: MNALVCRRAQSLLLLAAALLLPLGAQAQPTTSSPDAPSRAAAEAPRTAYLVRSADMLPVVLMSARTSLTGEADGFAAAAADVVVVGPAVKGLVTGGPHAAALTESLDAGVRVVACGLAMKKTGVTEGDLLDGIDTAPNGFHELFRLEAKGYVTLQL; the protein is encoded by the coding sequence ATGAACGCTCTCGTTTGCCGCCGTGCGCAGTCCCTTTTGCTCCTCGCTGCGGCTCTCTTGCTGCCGCTGGGCGCCCAGGCACAGCCCACCACGTCTTCGCCCGATGCGCCCTCGCGGGCCGCGGCAGAGGCGCCCCGCACGGCCTACCTCGTCCGCAGCGCCGACATGCTCCCGGTGGTGCTCATGAGCGCTCGCACCTCGCTCACCGGCGAGGCGGACGGCTTTGCGGCCGCGGCCGCTGACGTGGTGGTCGTGGGGCCCGCCGTGAAAGGCCTCGTGACGGGCGGCCCGCACGCCGCCGCCCTGACCGAGAGCCTCGACGCCGGGGTTCGCGTGGTGGCGTGCGGCCTCGCCATGAAAAAGACAGGCGTGACTGAAGGGGATCTTCTCGATGGCATCGACACCGCCCCAAACGGCTTCCACGAGCTGTTTCGGCTGGAGGCGAAGGGCTACGTGACGCTCCAGTTGTAG
- the tenA gene encoding thiaminase II → MDLTAPLDTRAFSVPPFAEACLDHADDTWTAAFDHPFVHALAEGTLDADTFMFYQMQDARYLEAFADAASLLSTQCTDPDDTLWFIDAARLAIVVEGELHEGYGDELGYGPDDIRQLQLTPNNRAYQNHMIERAQRGTLVAGTAAITPCPWLYVELGQRLERDMGAIPEDHPYAEWLAMYRDPEFNEYMDNLLERLQRFADAADDAARERAKTAFTTSVRYEWMFWDQAWTQQEWPV, encoded by the coding sequence ATGGACCTGACTGCCCCCCTCGACACCCGTGCCTTCTCCGTGCCCCCCTTTGCGGAGGCCTGCCTGGACCACGCCGACGACACGTGGACGGCGGCCTTCGACCACCCGTTCGTCCACGCCCTCGCCGAGGGCACGCTGGACGCGGACACCTTCATGTTCTACCAGATGCAGGACGCGCGCTACCTGGAGGCGTTTGCCGACGCCGCCTCTCTCCTCTCCACCCAGTGCACAGACCCGGACGACACGCTCTGGTTCATCGACGCGGCCCGCCTCGCGATCGTCGTCGAGGGGGAGCTCCACGAGGGCTACGGCGACGAGCTCGGGTACGGCCCCGACGACATCCGCCAGCTCCAGCTGACCCCAAACAACCGGGCCTACCAGAACCACATGATCGAGCGGGCCCAGCGCGGCACGCTCGTGGCGGGCACGGCCGCCATCACGCCCTGCCCCTGGCTCTACGTGGAGCTCGGGCAGCGCCTCGAACGAGACATGGGCGCGATTCCCGAGGACCATCCCTACGCCGAGTGGCTCGCCATGTATCGCGACCCGGAGTTCAACGAGTACATGGACAACCTGCTGGAACGCCTGCAACGGTTTGCCGACGCGGCCGACGACGCTGCACGCGAACGCGCCAAGACGGCGTTTACCACGAGCGTCCGCTACGAGTGGATGTTCTGGGACCAGGCCTGGACGCAGCAGGAGTGGCCGGTGTAG
- a CDS encoding sulfite exporter TauE/SafE family protein yields MYTAWLGALLVGLVLGLLGSGGSILTVPVLVYLVGEPSKLAIAESLGIVALISLVGAIPLALRGRVSWRTVGWFGGPGIVGAYVGASLSQLMSGAVQLAIFAVVMLGAAVLMFRRTPSELVDEPDRAFWKVMVDGLGVGVLTGLVGVGGGFLIVPALVVLGGLSMHLAVGTSLAIIALKSVSGFVKYLDVMEAAGLSIHWDLVLVFSGIGIVGSFVGGRLGAYVPQARLKRGFAIFLVLMGIVILGQNVVAMVG; encoded by the coding sequence ATGTACACCGCCTGGCTCGGTGCTCTCCTCGTCGGCTTGGTGCTCGGCCTCCTGGGGTCCGGGGGGTCGATTCTCACTGTGCCCGTGCTGGTGTATCTAGTGGGGGAGCCTAGCAAGCTCGCCATCGCCGAGTCGCTCGGCATCGTGGCCCTCATCAGCCTCGTCGGAGCCATTCCGCTGGCCCTTCGGGGACGGGTGAGCTGGCGGACGGTGGGCTGGTTTGGGGGGCCCGGCATCGTGGGGGCGTACGTCGGGGCCTCCCTGTCGCAGCTCATGTCGGGGGCCGTGCAGCTCGCCATCTTCGCCGTCGTGATGCTCGGGGCGGCGGTCCTGATGTTCCGCCGCACCCCCTCCGAGCTGGTGGATGAGCCGGACCGGGCCTTCTGGAAGGTGATGGTGGACGGACTGGGCGTGGGGGTGCTCACGGGCCTGGTGGGGGTCGGGGGCGGATTTTTGATCGTGCCGGCGCTGGTGGTGCTCGGGGGCCTGTCGATGCACCTTGCCGTTGGCACCAGCCTCGCCATCATTGCCCTCAAGAGCGTCAGCGGATTCGTGAAGTACCTCGACGTGATGGAGGCGGCCGGCCTCTCCATTCATTGGGATCTGGTGCTGGTCTTTTCGGGCATCGGCATCGTGGGGAGCTTCGTTGGGGGGCGCCTTGGGGCGTACGTGCCGCAGGCACGCCTCAAGCGGGGCTTCGCGATCTTTTTGGTCCTCATGGGCATCGTCATCCTGGGACAGAACGTCGTGGCGATGGTCGGCTGA
- a CDS encoding heavy metal translocating P-type ATPase, producing MPISGTEDTAVSGVAGRTHYCCYGCRMRAETLGDDEEATRSDEQQTLLVRLFAGVLMAGFVMVFSLAISSGYGFGALQRLEHEVGTAHWVLLLAAVPALLLLGPPLLRSAWDDLRGGGLTLNVLFTLGTTSAVVVSGVSYARGTGPIYLETAVMLLALYTLGRYLTARAKDTTTHVLRRLLEVPDTTYVRLGPDAGEVAPDDLRVDDRIRVPAGDVIPVDGTVVEGRSYVDESSLTGESQPVVKEAGDTVYAGTTAQDGALTIDATAVAEDRRLARVAQMMHRALEQPPRLARLTDRILRWLIPGVVGLALVAFAGWWGAVGFSKALYVALSVVLIACPCALGIAIPLSLTVALEQAGRKGVLVRSGRTLLDLARATAVTFDKTGTLSTLTAPSVRVLRPETVPVEEAPAPADDAVLRRAAAVEQGTNHALATAVVEAAADRDLSLPAVADVTTHPGAGVVGRVQVDGRMRRVGVGNERLLDALGVTGPPRLHEAFADEADAGRTPLYVVDETAVVGLLSIEERVAPHAEAVVGAVRERSEAVSVLTGDRPAAARRLEDRLGVRAEAGLAPDEKVDRLAALRDAHGPVVMVGDGINDAAALAKADVGIALSSGASVSMEAADVTLYNPDLRLVPWLQHLGRRTHRVIQQNLWWTFGYNAIGLGLAVAGLLHPIAAVVIMTLSSILVTGNAFRLRRIASPEALP from the coding sequence ATGCCCATCTCCGGGACGGAGGACACCGCCGTTTCCGGCGTGGCCGGCCGCACGCACTACTGCTGCTACGGGTGTCGCATGCGGGCCGAGACGCTTGGCGACGACGAGGAGGCGACCCGTTCGGATGAGCAGCAGACCCTCCTCGTGCGGCTCTTCGCCGGCGTCCTCATGGCGGGGTTCGTCATGGTCTTCAGCCTGGCCATCAGCTCGGGGTACGGGTTCGGGGCCCTGCAGCGGCTGGAGCACGAGGTGGGAACGGCCCACTGGGTGTTGCTGCTGGCGGCCGTGCCGGCGCTTCTGTTGCTCGGGCCGCCGCTCCTCCGCTCCGCCTGGGACGACCTGAGAGGAGGAGGGCTCACCCTGAACGTGCTGTTTACGCTCGGCACCACGAGCGCAGTCGTCGTAAGCGGGGTGAGCTACGCCCGGGGCACCGGCCCCATCTACCTCGAAACGGCCGTCATGCTGCTGGCGCTCTACACGCTGGGCCGCTACCTCACGGCCCGTGCCAAGGACACCACGACCCACGTGCTGCGCCGCCTCCTAGAGGTGCCCGACACCACGTACGTGCGCCTGGGCCCCGACGCTGGGGAGGTCGCCCCCGACGACCTGCGGGTGGACGACCGGATTCGGGTGCCGGCGGGGGACGTCATCCCGGTGGACGGAACGGTGGTGGAGGGGCGGAGCTACGTGGACGAGAGCAGCCTGACGGGCGAGTCGCAGCCGGTCGTCAAAGAGGCGGGCGACACGGTGTACGCCGGCACGACGGCCCAGGACGGGGCCCTAACGATCGACGCGACGGCGGTGGCGGAGGACCGGCGCCTCGCCCGCGTGGCGCAAATGATGCACCGGGCCCTGGAGCAGCCCCCACGCCTCGCCCGCCTCACCGATCGCATTCTCCGGTGGCTCATTCCCGGCGTCGTGGGGCTGGCGCTCGTCGCGTTTGCGGGCTGGTGGGGGGCGGTCGGGTTCTCAAAGGCGCTCTACGTGGCGCTCAGCGTCGTCCTCATTGCCTGCCCCTGTGCCCTCGGGATCGCCATCCCCCTGTCGCTCACCGTGGCCCTGGAGCAGGCCGGGCGGAAGGGAGTGCTGGTGCGCTCGGGCCGCACGCTGCTGGACCTCGCCCGGGCCACGGCCGTGACGTTCGACAAGACGGGCACGCTGAGCACACTCACGGCGCCCTCGGTGCGGGTGCTGCGCCCGGAGACGGTTCCTGTGGAGGAAGCTCCGGCGCCAGCGGACGACGCCGTGCTCCGGCGGGCCGCCGCCGTGGAGCAGGGCACGAACCACGCCCTCGCGACGGCCGTCGTGGAGGCGGCGGCGGATCGGGACCTGTCGCTCCCGGCGGTCGCCGACGTGACGACACACCCCGGGGCGGGCGTGGTGGGCCGGGTGCAGGTGGACGGGCGGATGCGTCGGGTGGGCGTGGGCAACGAGCGACTGCTCGATGCGCTGGGCGTGACCGGTCCGCCGCGTCTCCACGAGGCGTTTGCCGACGAGGCGGACGCGGGGCGCACCCCGCTCTACGTGGTGGACGAGACCGCCGTGGTGGGCCTCCTGAGCATCGAGGAGCGCGTGGCGCCGCACGCTGAGGCCGTGGTGGGGGCCGTCCGGGAGCGATCCGAGGCCGTATCGGTGCTTACGGGCGACCGGCCCGCGGCGGCGCGGCGGCTGGAGGACCGGCTCGGGGTGCGCGCGGAGGCGGGGCTTGCCCCGGATGAGAAGGTCGACCGGCTCGCGGCCCTTCGAGACGCGCACGGGCCGGTCGTGATGGTGGGCGACGGGATCAACGACGCGGCCGCGCTGGCCAAGGCAGACGTGGGCATCGCGCTGTCGTCGGGGGCCTCGGTGTCCATGGAGGCCGCGGACGTGACCCTCTACAACCCCGACCTCCGGCTCGTCCCGTGGCTCCAGCACCTCGGCCGCCGCACCCACCGCGTGATCCAGCAGAATCTGTGGTGGACGTTCGGCTACAACGCCATCGGCCTCGGCCTCGCCGTCGCGGGCCTGTTGCATCCGATTGCCGCGGTCGTCATTATGACGCTGAGCAGTATTCTCGTGACGGGCAACGCCTTTCGGCTGCGACGAATAGCCTCCCCGGAGGCACTCCCGTAG
- a CDS encoding Dps family protein → MSAPDPNTTTASAPSTDVAPETAEADVTTGLNALLANATVFYQKVRHYHWNVTGPHFFTLHEEFEALYTFWNDAIDEIAEQVRSRGDRPVHTLADVLDLASLEEDPSTPAAEEMVEVVIADLAALDEQVQQLAERAEEADDADGAATVLEDLSEQIEEDRWMLRAWLNDL, encoded by the coding sequence ATGTCCGCTCCCGACCCCAACACGACGACCGCTTCCGCCCCCAGTACGGACGTCGCCCCGGAGACGGCGGAAGCCGACGTGACGACCGGACTGAACGCCCTTCTGGCCAACGCCACGGTGTTCTACCAGAAGGTGCGGCACTACCACTGGAATGTGACCGGGCCCCACTTCTTCACGCTCCACGAGGAGTTCGAGGCGCTTTACACCTTCTGGAACGACGCCATCGACGAGATCGCCGAGCAGGTGCGCAGCCGGGGCGACCGGCCCGTCCACACCCTCGCCGACGTTCTGGATCTGGCCTCCCTGGAGGAGGACCCGAGCACCCCGGCGGCCGAGGAGATGGTCGAGGTCGTAATCGCGGACCTCGCGGCCCTCGACGAGCAGGTGCAGCAGCTTGCCGAGCGGGCCGAGGAGGCCGACGATGCCGACGGCGCGGCCACTGTGCTCGAGGACCTCAGCGAGCAGATTGAGGAGGACCGCTGGATGCTGCGGGCCTGGCTCAACGACCTGTAG
- a CDS encoding efflux RND transporter permease subunit: MNRAIDWFARHGVAANLLMMLLLVGGVAAGGLVVQENFPEFSLDAVEVRVRYPGASPEDVEDDIIRRVEDRIEGVEGIDRLLGTAADNIGVVTAELKRGTNLDRARTDIKSEVDRVTSFPENAEEPVVTEVTNREQVLQVALHGEASLRALKNAAQRAEGDLTRTPQVSYAEVSGVPDEEISIEVSRGALRAHGLTLAQVSRIVREGSLDLPGGSIETEDSDITIRTEGQNYTKSDFEDIVLLSRNDGTNVLLGDVATVVDGFEQNSDLRTRFDGDPAVLLNVFRTGDEQALSVEEAVKTYLSETLRPTLPRGIEATVWRNSAESLRTRLTIMVENGVLGLVLVLVVLTLFLAPRKAFWTASGILLSFVGALIFMQQLGVSINMLSVFGFIIAMGIAVDDAIVVVENVYAEQERTGAPLTAAVEGTQRVATPVVFAVLTTIAAFAPLLFVGGTIGKFLGDIPTVVIFVLIVSVVEVLFVLPAHLSHGTGDDGPSTAVGQWLDGIRAGVHDRLVAFVHGPLTTLLRFATRRYGVTLVGGLSLLVVTFSLVANGYVKNEFFPSIPGNVVTAQLEMPPGTNADETARRAERLRAQGLGVLRDLEEEADERLLENTYTTVSRQPVASGGRTQAGFTAPRPNVAEVSIEMVDAEARSVPSPVLEEQWRDTVGTPAGVQSLAFTSTAGGPGGDPVSVQLFAPTTDVMTRAADVVQDTLRRYAGVQDVTVDWEEKRELSLRMKPAARSLGLTLSDVARQVRAAFFGTESFRLQRGEDEVRVYVRLPAAQRSAVADLSDYRIRAPGGAEVPLEEVATVSLGYSPTQIDRQDGRRVVTVSADVNPAVTTGGAATARLERATLPALQAQVPTLSYQFGGQQREQRKAQGSLQIGFLLALFAIYGLLAIPFRSYVQPLIIMSTIPFAWIGALFGHFLLGYNLILPSIFGIIGLSGVIVNDALVMLDFANEERDEGASWRAALVRAGQVRFRPILLTSLTTFFGLAPFILERSVEAQFLVPMAISLGGGILVGTAVLMLIVPALAMLQRDVVAGLRSLF, from the coding sequence ATGAACCGCGCCATTGACTGGTTTGCGCGTCACGGCGTGGCGGCCAACCTGCTTATGATGCTCCTCCTGGTCGGCGGGGTCGCGGCCGGGGGCCTCGTGGTGCAGGAGAACTTTCCCGAGTTCAGCCTCGACGCCGTGGAGGTGCGTGTGCGCTATCCCGGCGCCTCCCCCGAGGACGTCGAGGACGACATCATTCGGCGCGTGGAGGACCGCATCGAAGGCGTCGAGGGCATCGACCGGCTGCTGGGCACCGCGGCGGACAACATTGGGGTGGTGACCGCGGAGCTGAAGCGCGGCACCAACCTGGACCGCGCCCGCACCGACATCAAGTCGGAGGTCGATCGCGTCACGTCGTTTCCCGAAAACGCGGAGGAGCCGGTCGTGACGGAGGTGACCAACCGCGAGCAGGTGCTCCAGGTGGCCCTCCACGGAGAGGCGTCCCTGCGCGCCCTCAAAAACGCCGCCCAACGCGCCGAGGGGGACCTCACGCGCACCCCGCAGGTCTCGTATGCGGAGGTCAGTGGCGTGCCCGACGAGGAGATTTCCATCGAAGTGTCCCGGGGTGCCCTGCGGGCGCACGGGCTCACGCTGGCGCAGGTGTCGCGGATCGTGCGCGAGGGGAGCCTCGACCTCCCCGGCGGCAGCATCGAGACGGAGGACTCGGACATCACCATTCGGACCGAGGGACAGAACTACACGAAGTCGGACTTCGAAGACATCGTCCTGCTGAGCCGGAATGACGGCACCAACGTGCTCCTCGGAGACGTGGCGACCGTCGTGGACGGGTTCGAGCAGAACTCAGACCTCCGCACGCGATTTGACGGCGATCCCGCCGTCCTGCTCAACGTCTTCCGGACGGGCGACGAGCAGGCGCTGAGCGTGGAGGAGGCGGTCAAGACCTACCTCAGCGAGACGCTCCGTCCGACCCTGCCGCGGGGCATTGAGGCCACCGTCTGGCGAAACAGCGCCGAGAGCCTGCGGACGCGCCTCACCATCATGGTCGAGAACGGGGTCCTGGGGCTGGTTCTCGTCCTGGTGGTGCTCACGCTCTTTCTTGCCCCCCGGAAGGCGTTCTGGACCGCCTCGGGCATCCTTCTCTCGTTCGTCGGCGCGCTGATCTTCATGCAGCAGTTGGGCGTGTCGATCAACATGCTGTCGGTGTTCGGCTTCATCATCGCGATGGGCATTGCGGTGGACGACGCCATCGTGGTGGTGGAGAACGTCTACGCCGAGCAGGAGCGCACGGGCGCCCCGCTGACGGCGGCCGTGGAGGGCACCCAGCGCGTGGCGACGCCCGTGGTGTTTGCCGTGCTCACCACCATCGCCGCGTTCGCGCCGCTCCTCTTCGTGGGCGGCACGATCGGGAAGTTTCTCGGCGACATCCCCACGGTCGTCATCTTCGTGCTGATCGTGTCGGTGGTGGAGGTGCTCTTCGTGCTGCCGGCCCACCTGTCCCACGGCACCGGCGACGACGGCCCGTCCACCGCCGTGGGCCAATGGCTCGACGGGATCCGTGCCGGGGTCCACGACCGCCTCGTGGCGTTCGTCCACGGGCCGCTGACGACCCTCCTCCGGTTTGCCACCCGCCGCTACGGGGTGACGCTGGTCGGCGGGCTCTCGCTCCTCGTCGTCACGTTTAGTCTCGTGGCGAACGGGTACGTCAAGAACGAATTCTTCCCCAGCATCCCCGGCAACGTGGTGACGGCCCAGCTGGAGATGCCGCCGGGCACCAATGCCGACGAGACCGCCCGCCGGGCCGAGCGGCTCCGGGCGCAGGGCCTGGGCGTGCTCCGCGATCTGGAAGAGGAGGCGGACGAGCGGCTGCTCGAGAACACCTACACGACGGTGAGCCGCCAGCCGGTGGCCTCGGGCGGCCGCACGCAGGCCGGCTTCACGGCCCCGCGCCCGAACGTGGCGGAGGTGAGCATCGAGATGGTGGACGCGGAGGCGCGCAGCGTCCCCTCCCCGGTTCTCGAAGAGCAGTGGCGCGACACCGTCGGAACGCCCGCCGGGGTGCAGTCCCTCGCGTTTACCAGCACCGCGGGCGGGCCGGGCGGCGACCCGGTCTCTGTGCAGCTGTTTGCCCCGACGACCGACGTCATGACGCGTGCCGCGGACGTCGTGCAGGACACGCTCCGGCGGTACGCCGGCGTCCAGGACGTAACAGTTGACTGGGAGGAAAAGCGCGAACTGTCCCTCCGCATGAAGCCGGCGGCCCGCTCCCTCGGGCTCACGCTGAGCGACGTGGCCCGGCAGGTGCGGGCGGCCTTCTTCGGCACGGAATCGTTCCGCCTGCAGCGGGGCGAGGACGAGGTGCGGGTGTACGTCCGCCTGCCCGCTGCGCAGCGGAGTGCCGTGGCGGACCTGAGCGACTACCGCATCCGCGCGCCCGGCGGCGCCGAGGTTCCCCTGGAGGAGGTGGCGACGGTTTCGCTCGGCTACAGCCCCACCCAGATCGACCGGCAGGACGGGCGCCGCGTCGTCACGGTGAGCGCCGACGTCAATCCCGCCGTCACGACGGGCGGGGCGGCCACGGCCCGCCTCGAACGGGCGACGCTTCCGGCCCTGCAGGCGCAGGTTCCGACCCTGTCCTATCAGTTCGGCGGCCAGCAGCGCGAGCAGCGGAAGGCACAGGGCTCGCTCCAGATTGGCTTCTTGCTGGCCCTGTTCGCGATCTACGGCCTCCTGGCCATCCCCTTCCGCTCCTACGTGCAGCCGCTCATCATCATGAGCACGATCCCCTTCGCCTGGATCGGCGCCCTGTTCGGCCATTTTCTGCTCGGGTACAACCTGATCCTGCCCAGCATCTTCGGCATCATCGGACTCAGTGGCGTCATCGTGAACGACGCGCTCGTGATGCTCGACTTTGCGAACGAGGAGCGGGACGAGGGGGCCTCGTGGCGCGCGGCCCTCGTCCGGGCCGGACAGGTGCGCTTCCGGCCCATCCTGCTGACCTCGCTCACCACCTTCTTTGGCCTCGCGCCCTTCATCCTGGAGCGGAGCGTGGAGGCGCAGTTCCTGGTGCCCATGGCCATCAGCCTGGGCGGTGGCATCCTGGTGGGCACGGCCGTGCTCATGCTGATCGTGCCGGCCCTGGCGATGCTGCAGCGCGACGTGGTGGCGGGCCTCCGGTCCCTGTTCTGA
- a CDS encoding MBL fold metallo-hydrolase, translated as MLFRQINDAKLAQYAYLIGCQETGEALLVDPERDIDRYLDLAEREGLEITAVTETHIHADFLSGARELAERFDTTLYLSDEGDENWKYEWAQGPKQGGGDYDVTWLHDGDTFQVGSVEVTALHTPGHTPEHLSFLVTDRGGGADEPMGLLTGDFVFVGDLGRPDLLESAAQVEGAMEPSARTLYTSVQRVLEMPDHLQVWPAHGAGSACGKALGAVPQSTLGYEKQFNPMIDAAREGEDAFVEAILADQPEPQIYFARMKRDNKEGMPVLGSLPAPRELTVRELEDAAADEAPLVIDTRLDRSAYMANHIPGSLYAPMNDTFNTVVGSLVEDETTPIVLIADEGDVEEAVRDLVRIGYDNVTGFAEIDTLQRYFQAGGPSETIDEITFADFDAELQDEATGVLDVRYRSEYEEGHVEGALNASYTRMPEYETELPTDKTLLVHCGSGARAAAASSYLARTGHSVKYVNDHFANYEAASEEAVAA; from the coding sequence ATGCTATTCCGACAGATCAACGACGCGAAGCTCGCGCAGTACGCCTACCTCATCGGGTGCCAAGAGACCGGCGAGGCGCTTTTGGTGGACCCGGAGCGCGACATCGACCGCTACCTCGACCTTGCCGAACGCGAGGGCCTCGAAATTACGGCCGTCACCGAAACCCACATCCACGCCGACTTCCTGTCCGGCGCCCGCGAGCTGGCCGAGCGGTTCGACACGACGCTTTACCTCTCGGACGAGGGGGACGAGAACTGGAAGTACGAGTGGGCACAGGGGCCGAAACAAGGCGGCGGGGACTACGACGTGACGTGGCTCCACGACGGCGATACGTTCCAGGTGGGCAGCGTCGAGGTTACGGCCCTCCACACCCCCGGCCACACGCCGGAGCACCTGTCCTTCCTCGTGACCGACCGCGGCGGCGGGGCGGACGAGCCGATGGGCCTCCTGACCGGTGACTTTGTGTTCGTCGGCGACCTCGGGCGGCCGGACCTCTTGGAGTCGGCGGCGCAGGTGGAAGGGGCGATGGAGCCGTCGGCGCGCACCCTGTACACGTCGGTGCAGCGCGTGCTGGAGATGCCGGACCACCTGCAGGTGTGGCCCGCGCACGGGGCCGGATCGGCCTGCGGCAAGGCCCTCGGCGCGGTGCCGCAGTCCACGCTCGGGTATGAGAAGCAGTTCAACCCGATGATCGACGCGGCCCGCGAGGGGGAAGATGCGTTCGTCGAGGCGATCCTGGCCGACCAGCCGGAGCCGCAGATCTACTTCGCCCGCATGAAGCGGGACAACAAGGAGGGAATGCCGGTGCTCGGCTCGCTGCCCGCCCCGCGCGAGCTGACGGTGCGCGAACTCGAGGACGCCGCCGCGGACGAGGCGCCCCTCGTCATCGACACGCGGCTCGACCGGTCGGCCTACATGGCCAACCACATTCCCGGCAGCCTCTATGCGCCGATGAACGACACCTTCAACACGGTGGTCGGCTCGCTGGTGGAGGACGAGACCACCCCCATCGTGCTGATCGCGGACGAAGGGGACGTAGAGGAGGCCGTTCGCGACCTGGTGCGCATCGGCTACGACAACGTGACGGGCTTTGCAGAGATCGACACGCTCCAGCGCTACTTCCAGGCGGGCGGCCCGAGCGAGACGATCGACGAGATCACGTTTGCGGACTTCGACGCCGAGCTGCAGGACGAAGCGACGGGCGTGCTCGACGTGCGCTACCGCTCGGAGTATGAGGAGGGACACGTGGAGGGGGCGTTGAACGCGTCCTACACCCGCATGCCGGAGTACGAGACGGAGCTGCCCACCGACAAGACGCTGCTCGTGCACTGCGGCAGCGGGGCGCGGGCGGCGGCCGCCTCCTCGTACCTGGCGCGGACGGGGCACTCGGTCAAGTACGTGAACGACCACTTTGCAAACTACGAAGCGGCCTCCGAAGAGGCCGTGGCGGCGTAG
- a CDS encoding ZIP family metal transporter → MVIETGVWIVLLGATVTAVATGLGALPFLFVRDIGDWWLGVFNAAAGGLMLAASHSLITEGSMLSTGRTLIGILVGLALILGANTFISRGDDHDVAELAGADARKALLILGIMTAHSFAEGVGVGVSYGGGDELGAFITAAIAVHNIPEGLAISLVLVPRGTPLWKAAGWSIFTSLPQPLMAVPAFLFVLVFEPFLPIGFGLAAGAMIWMVFAELIPDALEDVPGPTAGAAVTLAFAALFAFQHFVLHV, encoded by the coding sequence GTGGTCATCGAAACCGGTGTCTGGATCGTCCTTCTCGGCGCCACCGTCACGGCCGTGGCCACCGGCCTGGGCGCGCTTCCGTTTCTATTCGTGCGCGACATCGGCGACTGGTGGCTCGGCGTGTTCAACGCCGCCGCGGGCGGCCTCATGCTGGCGGCCAGTCACAGCCTCATCACCGAGGGATCGATGCTGAGCACGGGCCGCACCCTGATTGGCATTCTGGTCGGACTGGCCCTCATTCTGGGGGCCAACACCTTCATCAGCCGGGGCGACGACCACGACGTGGCCGAACTCGCGGGGGCCGACGCCCGGAAGGCGCTCCTCATCCTGGGGATCATGACGGCGCACTCGTTTGCCGAAGGGGTGGGGGTGGGCGTCTCCTACGGGGGCGGCGACGAGCTGGGGGCGTTCATCACCGCGGCCATTGCCGTTCACAACATTCCGGAGGGCCTGGCCATCAGCCTGGTGCTCGTGCCGCGCGGCACGCCCCTCTGGAAGGCGGCCGGGTGGAGCATCTTCACGAGCCTGCCGCAGCCCCTCATGGCGGTTCCCGCCTTTCTGTTCGTGCTCGTCTTCGAGCCGTTTTTGCCGATCGGCTTTGGGCTGGCGGCCGGCGCGATGATCTGGATGGTCTTCGCGGAGCTCATCCCGGATGCGCTGGAGGATGTGCCCGGTCCTACCGCGGGGGCGGCCGTCACGCTGGCGTTCGCCGCCCTCTTCGCGTTCCAGCATTTCGTGCTGCACGTGTAG